The Streptomyces sp. Je 1-332 genome has a window encoding:
- a CDS encoding electron transfer flavoprotein subunit alpha/FixB family protein, translating to MAEVLVYVDHVDGAVRKPTLELLTLARRIGDPVAVALGNGAGDTAAALAEHGAVKVLTNDAAELADYLVVPKVDALQAAYDAVSPAAVLVPSSAEGKEIAARLALRVKGGIITDAVDLEADGEGVVATQSAFAASYTTKSRVSTGTPVVTVKPNSAPVEAAPAAGAVEALSVSFSEQATGTKVVSRTPRESTGRPELTEAAIVVSGGRGVNGADNFHLIESLADSLGAAVGASRAAVDAGWYPHSNQVGQTGKSVSPQLYIASGISGAIQHRAGMQTSKTIVAINKDAEAPIFDLVDYGVVGDLFDVVPALTEEVNTRKG from the coding sequence ATGGCTGAAGTTCTCGTCTATGTCGACCACGTGGACGGTGCCGTCCGCAAGCCCACCCTGGAGCTGTTGACGCTGGCCCGCCGGATCGGTGACCCGGTCGCCGTCGCGCTGGGCAACGGCGCCGGCGACACCGCCGCCGCGCTGGCCGAGCACGGCGCGGTCAAGGTCCTCACCAACGACGCCGCCGAGCTCGCCGACTACCTGGTCGTGCCGAAGGTCGACGCGCTGCAGGCCGCCTACGACGCGGTGTCCCCGGCCGCCGTGCTGGTGCCCTCCTCCGCCGAGGGCAAGGAGATCGCGGCGCGTCTGGCGCTGCGGGTCAAGGGCGGCATCATCACCGACGCCGTCGACCTGGAGGCCGACGGTGAGGGTGTGGTGGCCACGCAGTCCGCGTTCGCCGCCTCCTACACCACCAAGTCCCGGGTCTCCACCGGCACCCCGGTCGTCACGGTCAAGCCGAACTCGGCCCCCGTGGAGGCCGCCCCGGCAGCGGGCGCCGTCGAGGCCCTTTCCGTGTCCTTCTCGGAGCAGGCCACCGGCACCAAGGTCGTCTCGCGTACGCCGCGTGAGTCGACCGGGCGTCCGGAGCTGACCGAGGCCGCGATCGTGGTCTCCGGCGGGCGCGGGGTGAACGGGGCGGACAACTTCCACCTCATCGAGTCCCTCGCCGACTCGCTCGGTGCCGCGGTCGGCGCCTCGCGCGCGGCGGTGGACGCGGGCTGGTACCCGCACTCCAACCAGGTCGGCCAGACCGGTAAGTCCGTCTCCCCGCAGCTGTACATCGCCTCGGGTATCTCGGGTGCGATCCAGCACCGGGCGGGCATGCAGACCTCCAAGACGATCGTGGCGATCAACAAGGACGCCGAGGCCCCGATCTTCGACCTGGTCGACTACGGCGTGGTCGGCGACCTCTTCGACGTCGTCCCCGCCCTCACCGAAGAGGTCAACACCCGCAAGGGCTGA
- a CDS encoding electron transfer flavoprotein subunit beta/FixA family protein translates to MSLRIVVTVKYVPDATGDRHFADDLTVDRDDVDGLLSELDEYAVEQALQIADEADDAEITVLTVGPEDAKDALRKALSMGADKAIHVEDDDLHGTDALGTSLVLAKAIEKAGYDLVISGMASTDGTMGVVPALLAERLGVPQVTLLSEVSVADGVVKGRRDGDAASEQLEASLPAVVSVTDQSGEARYPSFKGIMAAKKKPVQAWDLSDLDLEAEQVGLEGAWTKVESATERPARSAGTIVKDEGEGGKQLAEFLAGQKFI, encoded by the coding sequence GTGAGCTTGAGGATCGTTGTCACCGTGAAGTACGTGCCTGACGCCACCGGCGACCGGCACTTCGCCGATGACCTGACCGTCGATCGTGATGACGTGGACGGCCTGCTGTCGGAGCTCGACGAGTACGCGGTCGAGCAGGCGCTGCAGATCGCCGACGAGGCGGACGACGCGGAGATCACCGTGCTGACCGTCGGCCCCGAGGATGCCAAGGACGCGTTGCGCAAGGCGCTGTCGATGGGCGCGGACAAGGCGATCCACGTCGAGGACGACGACCTGCACGGCACGGACGCGCTGGGTACGTCGCTCGTCCTGGCGAAGGCGATCGAGAAGGCCGGCTATGACCTGGTGATCTCGGGCATGGCGTCCACGGACGGGACGATGGGTGTGGTGCCGGCGCTGCTGGCCGAGCGTCTTGGTGTGCCGCAGGTGACGCTGCTGTCCGAGGTGTCGGTCGCGGATGGTGTGGTCAAGGGCCGCCGGGACGGCGATGCCGCCTCCGAGCAGCTGGAGGCCTCGCTGCCGGCGGTGGTGTCGGTGACCGACCAGTCGGGCGAGGCGCGTTACCCCTCGTTCAAGGGGATCATGGCGGCGAAGAAGAAGCCGGTGCAGGCCTGGGACCTCTCGGATCTGGATCTGGAGGCCGAGCAGGTGGGCCTGGAGGGTGCCTGGACGAAGGTCGAGTCGGCCACCGAGCGTCCCGCGCGCAGCGCGGGCACGATCGTCAAGGACGAGGGCGAGGGCGGCAAGCAGCTCGCTGAGTTCCTCGCGGGCCAGAAGTTCATCTGA
- a CDS encoding endonuclease/exonuclease/phosphatase family protein, with product MPNDTRVTRRFGLQTALAAVAVPLFTTALAASPVHAVERAGRRLEVMSFNLRYASTTPPNTWADRRPVARELLRRGRPHVIGTQEGLYQQVRDIAEDLGQHYDWIGTGRAGGSRDEFMSVFYDTRRLAPVEYDHYWLSDTPDVIGSNTWGGGSIRMVTWVRFHDLRTDTELYVLNTHLDNASQYARARAASLIAERIPALDPSLPLLVTGDFNVAAHKNPVYDTLLGAGLVDTWDAADERGKAYATFHGYKPLVPDGDRIDWILATPGVRVHSAAINTFSQGGQFPSDHLPVQASLSL from the coding sequence GTGCCGAATGACACCCGAGTAACGCGCCGCTTCGGCCTGCAGACCGCGCTCGCCGCGGTGGCCGTGCCCTTGTTCACCACCGCGCTGGCCGCCTCGCCCGTCCACGCGGTGGAGCGCGCGGGGCGCCGCCTGGAGGTCATGTCGTTCAACCTCCGTTACGCGAGCACCACGCCGCCCAACACCTGGGCCGACCGCCGACCGGTGGCCCGGGAACTGCTGCGCCGCGGGCGCCCTCATGTCATCGGCACCCAGGAAGGCCTCTACCAGCAGGTACGGGACATCGCCGAGGATCTGGGGCAGCACTACGACTGGATCGGCACCGGCCGGGCGGGCGGCAGCCGGGACGAGTTCATGAGCGTCTTCTACGACACCCGCAGACTCGCGCCGGTCGAGTACGACCACTACTGGCTCTCGGACACCCCGGACGTCATCGGATCGAACACCTGGGGCGGCGGCTCCATCCGCATGGTCACCTGGGTCCGCTTCCACGACCTGCGCACGGACACCGAGCTGTACGTCCTCAACACCCACCTCGACAACGCGAGTCAGTACGCACGCGCGCGTGCCGCGAGCCTGATCGCCGAACGGATCCCGGCCCTCGACCCGTCCCTGCCGCTCCTGGTCACGGGTGACTTCAACGTCGCGGCGCACAAGAACCCGGTCTACGACACGCTGCTGGGCGCCGGTCTCGTCGACACGTGGGACGCGGCGGACGAGCGCGGCAAGGCGTACGCCACCTTCCACGGATACAAGCCGCTGGTGCCGGACGGTGACCGGATCGACTGGATCCTGGCGACGCCCGGGGTGCGGGTCCACTCGGCGGCCATCAACACCTTCTCGCAGGGCGGACAGTTCCCGAGCGACCATCTGCCGGTGCAGGCTTCGCTGAGCCTGTGA
- a CDS encoding aldolase/citrate lyase family protein: MGQQETVATSLAGAVSEGISASLAPVDAELERRYPGDPGTRQPVHTVYVPGELFGADTIRTWGDQALKALDEHAPDAATFASVLGLADGLAAPVYDRVRAKLEREPIEDLRIDFEDGYKGADEDQDAARAARLISEAYKNGTAAPYMGIRMKCFEENVRDRAIRTLDIFLSGLMEAGGLPDGLVLTLPKVTYPEQVTAMVRLLEEFEKVRGLEPGRIGFEIQIETSQSILATDGTATVARMIGAAEGRATGLHYGTFDYSACLGVSAAYQTSDHPAADHAKAIMQVAAAGTGVRVSDGSTNVLPIGTTEKVHDAWRLHYGLTRRALARAYYQGWDMHPGHIPTRYAAVFAFYREGFEQAAARLSAYAAHREGGDVADEPASAKALAGYLLRGLDCGALDVGEVTRLTGLTLARLQSFSGPRRGDLTPHGK, from the coding sequence ATGGGTCAGCAAGAGACGGTGGCAACGAGCCTCGCGGGCGCGGTCAGCGAGGGCATCAGCGCTTCCCTCGCCCCGGTGGACGCGGAGCTCGAGCGCCGCTACCCCGGCGACCCGGGCACCCGCCAGCCGGTCCACACCGTGTACGTCCCCGGTGAGCTCTTCGGCGCCGACACCATCCGTACGTGGGGTGACCAGGCCCTGAAGGCGCTCGACGAGCACGCTCCGGACGCCGCCACCTTCGCGTCCGTCCTCGGTCTCGCCGACGGCCTGGCCGCTCCGGTCTACGACCGCGTACGCGCCAAGCTGGAGCGCGAGCCGATCGAGGACCTGCGCATCGACTTCGAGGACGGCTACAAGGGCGCGGACGAGGACCAGGACGCCGCCCGCGCGGCCCGCCTGATCTCCGAGGCGTACAAGAACGGCACCGCGGCGCCGTACATGGGCATCCGCATGAAGTGCTTCGAGGAGAACGTGCGCGACCGCGCCATCCGCACCCTCGACATCTTCCTGTCCGGCCTCATGGAGGCCGGCGGCCTTCCCGACGGCCTCGTCCTGACGCTGCCCAAGGTCACCTACCCCGAGCAGGTCACCGCGATGGTGCGCCTCCTGGAGGAGTTCGAGAAGGTACGCGGTCTGGAGCCCGGCCGGATCGGCTTCGAGATCCAGATCGAGACCAGCCAGTCCATCCTCGCCACCGACGGCACCGCCACCGTGGCCCGCATGATCGGCGCCGCCGAGGGCCGCGCCACCGGCCTGCACTACGGCACCTTCGACTACAGCGCCTGCCTCGGCGTCAGCGCCGCGTACCAGACCAGCGACCACCCGGCCGCCGACCACGCCAAGGCGATCATGCAGGTCGCCGCCGCGGGCACCGGTGTACGCGTCTCGGACGGTTCCACCAACGTCCTGCCCATCGGCACCACGGAGAAGGTCCACGACGCCTGGCGGCTGCACTACGGCCTCACGCGCCGCGCCCTGGCCCGCGCCTACTACCAGGGCTGGGACATGCACCCCGGCCACATCCCCACGCGCTACGCCGCCGTGTTCGCGTTCTACCGCGAGGGCTTCGAGCAGGCCGCCGCGCGTCTTTCCGCGTACGCCGCCCACCGCGAGGGAGGCGACGTGGCGGACGAGCCGGCCTCGGCCAAGGCGCTCGCCGGATACCTCCTGCGCGGCCTGGACTGCGGCGCCCTCGACGTCGGCGAGGTCACCCGGCTCACCGGCCTGACGCTGGCCCGCCTGCAGAGCTTCTCGGGCCCGCGCCGCGGCGACCTCACGCCGCACGGAAAGTAA